One window of the Benincasa hispida cultivar B227 chromosome 3, ASM972705v1, whole genome shotgun sequence genome contains the following:
- the LOC120074618 gene encoding uncharacterized protein LOC120074618 isoform X4, which yields MMSHSSMEATSSLEFFKVFLPDSCSLHMSIPPAFMKHLNGTFPEKATIQDHTGKSWGITLEKLDDLLYFKKGWQAFVDYHFLKYGDFLVFQYDGHSTFDVKIFGKNGCKKAVTAKATSSVPILEAEIAEAGNSVSNLEAMVADAGNSISNSEAIVENAGNSVSNLEAMVAYAGNSVSNTVAMVADAAYSVSNLEVVVVDAGNSVPIFKVKKEPVVEEEDVEPSIYRKRKRLQDGSEIVRKSKSIVASNHGRLDNASNSVGQVRPRGPFFERMMKHWSSQTIVKEHLHYMPFFGIENFRIEPFEIIPVRIYPKVAKYIQEYSQFQEHSRAMICSQFHSTSASQEPKYIQFDHEEVDSQQNDQYFQEDYDPQGDNQSGGVDMDMINELPISQSQEILYLEYQPLQTDKEDNRKSANMETTEVGGYSFNIEEQNTESTTELGGNSCDDNEENNMGTTELGGNSFDIEENNIKREKRSPTTVEATRKKKKRKSRETTSFEVQEHNEETSEIDTDQDSRRNVGTKQTKNISGQSKQDGGGKRKKRAKRGKKSGISSTPSEHDDKEYPLLLPRSSWSTTQRINLYSKLDVISVIKNTLNERQLKKFKKSCFGDFLDLKITKFSSQLFYHLVRRQCCSTNRNELWFNLEGRIHKFGMKEFSLITGLNCGELPEIDMSKIQKGKFNKRYFGGEKTIKRTKLHEVFTEMDKGRNKDVVKMAKLYILEMFILGKQIRTGINHEYTLLVDDKEQFDRYPWGRISYEITIDFVKKAIKSNDASAIGIGGCAFALLVWAYETIPLLGLNSNFVATRVSFGTPRMNNWAADVHPEWKDLSEKVFQSDSFDVQPLIATKTEMEMPYMIPFGGVKPSEEKIKSQLDQEHNSDARTSYNKGYCNWKGPPSVPNDGVGNFLFTKIVNIEEILGSLVHDIDNLKNLFSKLCENVNEATDPEKMRK from the exons ATGATGAGTCACAGCAGCATGGAAGCCACTTCTAGCCTTGAGTTTTTCAAGGTTTTTCTTCCCGATTCTTGCTCTCTTCATATG AGCATACCTCCAGCTTTTATGAAGCATTTAAATGGAACCTTTCCAGAAAAAGCTACCATCCAAGATCATACGGGAAAATCATGGGGTATTACATTGGAAAAATTGGACGACCTTCTGTATTTCAAGAAGGGCTGGCAGGCCTTTGTAGATTACCATTTTCTGAAATATGGAGACTTCTTAGTTTTCCAATATGATGGTCACTCTACGTTCGATGTTAAGATATTTGGCAAAAATGGATGCAAGAAGGCAGTGACAGCAAAAGCTACTAGTTCTGTCCCAATTTTGGAGGCTGAGATAGCAGAAGCTGGTAATTCTGTTTCAAATTTGGAGGCGATGGTAGCAGATGCTGGTAATTCTATTTCAAATTCGGAGGCTATAGTAGAAAATGCTGGTAATTCCGTTTCAAATTTGGAGGCTATGGTAGCATATGCTGGTAATTCTGTTTCAAATACGGtggctatggtagcagatgctGCTTATTCTGTTTCAAATTTGGAGGTTGTGGTAGTAGATGCTGGTAATTCTGTTCCAATTTTTAAGGTAAAAAAAGAGCCTGtggttgaggaagaagatgtgGAACCTTCAATTTATCGCAAGAGGAAGCGATTACAAGATGGATCAG AGATAGTTCGCAAGTCAAAAAGCATTGTAGCTTCAAATCATGGTAGACTGGATAATGCCTCGAACTCTGTAGGACAGGTTAGGCCAAGAGGGCCTTTCTTTGAGCGGATGATGAAACATTGGTCGAGTCAGACCATT GTGAAGGAGCACTTGCATTATATGCCTTTCTTTGGAATAGAGAATTTCAGGATTGAACCTTTCGAGATAATTCCAG TACGAATATATCCAAAAGTCGCAAAGTACATTCAGGAGTATAGCCAATTTCAAGAACATAGTAGGGCGATGATTTGTAGCCAATTTCATTCAACGTCCGCAAGTCAAGAGCCCAAATACATTCAATTTGATCATGAG GAAGTTGATAGTCAACAAAATGATCAATATTTCCAAGAAGATTATGACCCTCAAGGGGATAATCAAAGTGGAGGAGTTGATATGGACATG ATAAATGAACTACCTATTAGTCAATCGCAAGAAATACTGTATTTGGAGTATCAACCCCTTCAAACAGATAAAGAAGACAATAGGAAATCAGCAAATATGGAAACTACTGAG GTTGGTGGGTATTCATTCAATATTGAAGAGCAAAATACAGAGAGTACTACTGAG CTTGGTGGGAATTCGTGTGATGATAATGAAGAGAATAATATGGGTACTACTGAG CTTGGCGGGAATTCATTTGATATTGAAGAGAATAATATCAAACGGGAAAAACGGTCCCCTACAACTGTCGAGGCTactagaaagaagaaaaagagaaaatcgaGAGAGACGACGAGCTTTGAAGTG caAGAACACAACGAAGAGACGTCCGAAATTGATACTGATCAGGACTCCAGGAGGAATGTGGGAACGAAGCAAACGAAGAACATTTCTGGACAATCTAag CAGGATGGAGGTGGTAAGAGAAAAAAACGAGCAAAGAGGGGAAAGAAATCAGGAATTTCTAGTACGCCTTCTGAACATGATGATAAG GAGTACCCTTTATTATTACCGAGGAGTAGCTGGTCGACTACTCAACGAATAAACTTGTATAGTAAGCTTGATGTTATCTCAGTGATAAAGAATACATTGAATGAAAGGCAACTAAAGAAGTTCAAGAAAAGCTGCTTTGGAGATTTTTTAGACTTGAAGATCACCAAGTTCTCATCCCAACTCTTTTATCATTTGGTTAGACGTCAATGTTGTTCTACAAACCGCAACGAACTATGGTTCAATCTAGAGGGTAGAATACATAAGTTCGGGATGAAGGAGTTTTCCTTGATAACAGGTTTGAATTGCGGAGAATTACCGGAAATTGATATGTCCAAAATTCAAAAAGGTAAGTTTaataagaggtattttggtGGTGAGAAAACTATTAAAAGGACAAAATTACACGAGGTGTTCACAGAAATGGATAAAGGGAGAAACAAAGATGTCGTCAAAATGGCAAAGCTATACATTCTAGAGATGTTTATACTTGGTAAGCAAATAAGGACAGGAATAAATCATGAATATACCTTATTAGTGGACGACAAGGAACAGTTTGATAGGTATCCATGGGGGCGAATCTCTTATGAGATTACCATAGATTTTGTGAAAAAAGCCATAAAAAGCAATGATGCTTCAGCAATAGGGATTGGCGGATGTGCATTTGCCTTACTTGTGTGGGCGTATGAGACCATCCCCTTACTCGggttaaattcaaattttgtcgCAACGAGGGTCTCTTTTGGCACACCCAGAATGAACAATTGGGCAGCAGACGTTCATCCAGAGTGGAAGGACCTTTCAGAGAAGGTTTTTCAATCTGATTCT tTTGATGTTCAGCCTCTTATAGCAACAAAAACTGAAATGGAAATGCCATATATGATACCATTTGGTGGGGTTAAGCCATCAGAAGAAAAGATTAAATCACAGTTGGATCAAGAACACAACAGCGATGCTAGAACTTCATACAACAAGGGGTATTGTAATTGGAAAGGACCTCCGTCTGTTCCAAATGATGGCGTGGGGAATTTTTTGTTCACTAAGATAGTCAACATAGAGGAAATTTTGGGCAGTTTGGTTCATGACATAGATAACCTAAAGAATCTCTTTTCAAAATTGTGTGAAAATGTAAATGAAGCTACAGATCCTGAAAAGATGAG AAAGTAG
- the LOC120074618 gene encoding uncharacterized protein LOC120074618 isoform X5 produces MMSHSSMEATSSLEFFKVFLPDSCSLHMSIPPAFMKHLNGTFPEKATIQDHTGKSWGITLEKLDDLLYFKKGWQAFVDYHFLKYGDFLVFQYDGHSTFDVKIFGKNGCKKAVTAKATSSVPILEAEIAEAGNSVSNLEAMVADAGNSISNSEAIVENAGNSVSNLEAMVAYAGNSVSNTVAMVADAAYSVSNLEVVVVDAGNSVPIFKVKKEPVVEEEDVEPSIYRKRKRLQDGSEIVRKSKSIVASNHGRLDNASNSVGQVRPRGPFFERMMKHWSSQTIVKEHLHYMPFFGIENFRIEPFEIIPVRIYPKVAKYIQEYSQFQEHSRAMICSQFHSTSASQEPKYIQFDHEEVDSQQNDQYFQEDYDPQGDNQSGGVDMDMINELPISQSQEILYLEYQPLQTDKEDNRKSANMETTEVGGYSFNIEEQNTESTTELGGNSCDDNEENNMGTTELGGNSFDIEENNIKREKRSPTTVEATRKKKKRKSRETTSFEVQEHNEETSEIDTDQDSRRNVGTKQTKNISGQSKDGGGKRKKRAKRGKKSGISSTPSEHDDKEYPLLLPRSSWSTTQRINLYSKLDVISVIKNTLNERQLKKFKKSCFGDFLDLKITKFSSQLFYHLVRRQCCSTNRNELWFNLEGRIHKFGMKEFSLITGLNCGELPEIDMSKIQKGKFNKRYFGGEKTIKRTKLHEVFTEMDKGRNKDVVKMAKLYILEMFILGKQIRTGINHEYTLLVDDKEQFDRYPWGRISYEITIDFVKKAIKSNDASAIGIGGCAFALLVWAYETIPLLGLNSNFVATRVSFGTPRMNNWAADVHPEWKDLSEKVFQSDSFDVQPLIATKTEMEMPYMIPFGGVKPSEEKIKSQLDQEHNSDARTSYNKGYCNWKGPPSVPNDGVGNFLFTKIVNIEEILGSLVHDIDNLKNLFSKLCENVNEATDPEKMRK; encoded by the exons ATGATGAGTCACAGCAGCATGGAAGCCACTTCTAGCCTTGAGTTTTTCAAGGTTTTTCTTCCCGATTCTTGCTCTCTTCATATG AGCATACCTCCAGCTTTTATGAAGCATTTAAATGGAACCTTTCCAGAAAAAGCTACCATCCAAGATCATACGGGAAAATCATGGGGTATTACATTGGAAAAATTGGACGACCTTCTGTATTTCAAGAAGGGCTGGCAGGCCTTTGTAGATTACCATTTTCTGAAATATGGAGACTTCTTAGTTTTCCAATATGATGGTCACTCTACGTTCGATGTTAAGATATTTGGCAAAAATGGATGCAAGAAGGCAGTGACAGCAAAAGCTACTAGTTCTGTCCCAATTTTGGAGGCTGAGATAGCAGAAGCTGGTAATTCTGTTTCAAATTTGGAGGCGATGGTAGCAGATGCTGGTAATTCTATTTCAAATTCGGAGGCTATAGTAGAAAATGCTGGTAATTCCGTTTCAAATTTGGAGGCTATGGTAGCATATGCTGGTAATTCTGTTTCAAATACGGtggctatggtagcagatgctGCTTATTCTGTTTCAAATTTGGAGGTTGTGGTAGTAGATGCTGGTAATTCTGTTCCAATTTTTAAGGTAAAAAAAGAGCCTGtggttgaggaagaagatgtgGAACCTTCAATTTATCGCAAGAGGAAGCGATTACAAGATGGATCAG AGATAGTTCGCAAGTCAAAAAGCATTGTAGCTTCAAATCATGGTAGACTGGATAATGCCTCGAACTCTGTAGGACAGGTTAGGCCAAGAGGGCCTTTCTTTGAGCGGATGATGAAACATTGGTCGAGTCAGACCATT GTGAAGGAGCACTTGCATTATATGCCTTTCTTTGGAATAGAGAATTTCAGGATTGAACCTTTCGAGATAATTCCAG TACGAATATATCCAAAAGTCGCAAAGTACATTCAGGAGTATAGCCAATTTCAAGAACATAGTAGGGCGATGATTTGTAGCCAATTTCATTCAACGTCCGCAAGTCAAGAGCCCAAATACATTCAATTTGATCATGAG GAAGTTGATAGTCAACAAAATGATCAATATTTCCAAGAAGATTATGACCCTCAAGGGGATAATCAAAGTGGAGGAGTTGATATGGACATG ATAAATGAACTACCTATTAGTCAATCGCAAGAAATACTGTATTTGGAGTATCAACCCCTTCAAACAGATAAAGAAGACAATAGGAAATCAGCAAATATGGAAACTACTGAG GTTGGTGGGTATTCATTCAATATTGAAGAGCAAAATACAGAGAGTACTACTGAG CTTGGTGGGAATTCGTGTGATGATAATGAAGAGAATAATATGGGTACTACTGAG CTTGGCGGGAATTCATTTGATATTGAAGAGAATAATATCAAACGGGAAAAACGGTCCCCTACAACTGTCGAGGCTactagaaagaagaaaaagagaaaatcgaGAGAGACGACGAGCTTTGAAGTG caAGAACACAACGAAGAGACGTCCGAAATTGATACTGATCAGGACTCCAGGAGGAATGTGGGAACGAAGCAAACGAAGAACATTTCTGGACAATCTAag GATGGAGGTGGTAAGAGAAAAAAACGAGCAAAGAGGGGAAAGAAATCAGGAATTTCTAGTACGCCTTCTGAACATGATGATAAG GAGTACCCTTTATTATTACCGAGGAGTAGCTGGTCGACTACTCAACGAATAAACTTGTATAGTAAGCTTGATGTTATCTCAGTGATAAAGAATACATTGAATGAAAGGCAACTAAAGAAGTTCAAGAAAAGCTGCTTTGGAGATTTTTTAGACTTGAAGATCACCAAGTTCTCATCCCAACTCTTTTATCATTTGGTTAGACGTCAATGTTGTTCTACAAACCGCAACGAACTATGGTTCAATCTAGAGGGTAGAATACATAAGTTCGGGATGAAGGAGTTTTCCTTGATAACAGGTTTGAATTGCGGAGAATTACCGGAAATTGATATGTCCAAAATTCAAAAAGGTAAGTTTaataagaggtattttggtGGTGAGAAAACTATTAAAAGGACAAAATTACACGAGGTGTTCACAGAAATGGATAAAGGGAGAAACAAAGATGTCGTCAAAATGGCAAAGCTATACATTCTAGAGATGTTTATACTTGGTAAGCAAATAAGGACAGGAATAAATCATGAATATACCTTATTAGTGGACGACAAGGAACAGTTTGATAGGTATCCATGGGGGCGAATCTCTTATGAGATTACCATAGATTTTGTGAAAAAAGCCATAAAAAGCAATGATGCTTCAGCAATAGGGATTGGCGGATGTGCATTTGCCTTACTTGTGTGGGCGTATGAGACCATCCCCTTACTCGggttaaattcaaattttgtcgCAACGAGGGTCTCTTTTGGCACACCCAGAATGAACAATTGGGCAGCAGACGTTCATCCAGAGTGGAAGGACCTTTCAGAGAAGGTTTTTCAATCTGATTCT tTTGATGTTCAGCCTCTTATAGCAACAAAAACTGAAATGGAAATGCCATATATGATACCATTTGGTGGGGTTAAGCCATCAGAAGAAAAGATTAAATCACAGTTGGATCAAGAACACAACAGCGATGCTAGAACTTCATACAACAAGGGGTATTGTAATTGGAAAGGACCTCCGTCTGTTCCAAATGATGGCGTGGGGAATTTTTTGTTCACTAAGATAGTCAACATAGAGGAAATTTTGGGCAGTTTGGTTCATGACATAGATAACCTAAAGAATCTCTTTTCAAAATTGTGTGAAAATGTAAATGAAGCTACAGATCCTGAAAAGATGAG AAAGTAG
- the LOC120074618 gene encoding uncharacterized protein LOC120074618 isoform X2: MMSHSSMEATSSLEFFKVFLPDSCSLHMSIPPAFMKHLNGTFPEKATIQDHTGKSWGITLEKLDDLLYFKKGWQAFVDYHFLKYGDFLVFQYDGHSTFDVKIFGKNGCKKAVTAKATSSVPILEAEIAEAGNSVSNLEAMVADAGNSISNSEAIVENAGNSVSNLEAMVAYAGNSVSNTVAMVADAAYSVSNLEVVVVDAGNSVPIFKVKKEPVVEEEDVEPSIYRKRKRLQDGSEIVRKSKSIVASNHGRLDNASNSVGQVRPRGPFFERMMKHWSSQTIVKEHLHYMPFFGIENFRIEPFEIIPVRIYPKVAKYIQEYSQFQEHSRAMICSQFHSTSASQEPKYIQFDHEEVDSQQNDQYFQEDYDPQGDNQSGGVDMDMINELPISQSQEILYLEYQPLQTDKEDNRKSANMETTEVGGYSFNIEEQNTESTTELGGNSCDDNEENNMGTTELGGNSFDIEENNIKREKRSPTTVEATRKKKKRKSRETTSFEVQEHNEETSEIDTDQDSRRNVGTKQTKNISGQSKDGGGKRKKRAKRGKKSGISSTPSEHDDKVDVYKEYPLLLPRSSWSTTQRINLYSKLDVISVIKNTLNERQLKKFKKSCFGDFLDLKITKFSSQLFYHLVRRQCCSTNRNELWFNLEGRIHKFGMKEFSLITGLNCGELPEIDMSKIQKGKFNKRYFGGEKTIKRTKLHEVFTEMDKGRNKDVVKMAKLYILEMFILGKQIRTGINHEYTLLVDDKEQFDRYPWGRISYEITIDFVKKAIKSNDASAIGIGGCAFALLVWAYETIPLLGLNSNFVATRVSFGTPRMNNWAADVHPEWKDLSEKVFQSDSFDVQPLIATKTEMEMPYMIPFGGVKPSEEKIKSQLDQEHNSDARTSYNKGYCNWKGPPSVPNDGVGNFLFTKIVNIEEILGSLVHDIDNLKNLFSKLCENVNEATDPEKMRK, translated from the exons ATGATGAGTCACAGCAGCATGGAAGCCACTTCTAGCCTTGAGTTTTTCAAGGTTTTTCTTCCCGATTCTTGCTCTCTTCATATG AGCATACCTCCAGCTTTTATGAAGCATTTAAATGGAACCTTTCCAGAAAAAGCTACCATCCAAGATCATACGGGAAAATCATGGGGTATTACATTGGAAAAATTGGACGACCTTCTGTATTTCAAGAAGGGCTGGCAGGCCTTTGTAGATTACCATTTTCTGAAATATGGAGACTTCTTAGTTTTCCAATATGATGGTCACTCTACGTTCGATGTTAAGATATTTGGCAAAAATGGATGCAAGAAGGCAGTGACAGCAAAAGCTACTAGTTCTGTCCCAATTTTGGAGGCTGAGATAGCAGAAGCTGGTAATTCTGTTTCAAATTTGGAGGCGATGGTAGCAGATGCTGGTAATTCTATTTCAAATTCGGAGGCTATAGTAGAAAATGCTGGTAATTCCGTTTCAAATTTGGAGGCTATGGTAGCATATGCTGGTAATTCTGTTTCAAATACGGtggctatggtagcagatgctGCTTATTCTGTTTCAAATTTGGAGGTTGTGGTAGTAGATGCTGGTAATTCTGTTCCAATTTTTAAGGTAAAAAAAGAGCCTGtggttgaggaagaagatgtgGAACCTTCAATTTATCGCAAGAGGAAGCGATTACAAGATGGATCAG AGATAGTTCGCAAGTCAAAAAGCATTGTAGCTTCAAATCATGGTAGACTGGATAATGCCTCGAACTCTGTAGGACAGGTTAGGCCAAGAGGGCCTTTCTTTGAGCGGATGATGAAACATTGGTCGAGTCAGACCATT GTGAAGGAGCACTTGCATTATATGCCTTTCTTTGGAATAGAGAATTTCAGGATTGAACCTTTCGAGATAATTCCAG TACGAATATATCCAAAAGTCGCAAAGTACATTCAGGAGTATAGCCAATTTCAAGAACATAGTAGGGCGATGATTTGTAGCCAATTTCATTCAACGTCCGCAAGTCAAGAGCCCAAATACATTCAATTTGATCATGAG GAAGTTGATAGTCAACAAAATGATCAATATTTCCAAGAAGATTATGACCCTCAAGGGGATAATCAAAGTGGAGGAGTTGATATGGACATG ATAAATGAACTACCTATTAGTCAATCGCAAGAAATACTGTATTTGGAGTATCAACCCCTTCAAACAGATAAAGAAGACAATAGGAAATCAGCAAATATGGAAACTACTGAG GTTGGTGGGTATTCATTCAATATTGAAGAGCAAAATACAGAGAGTACTACTGAG CTTGGTGGGAATTCGTGTGATGATAATGAAGAGAATAATATGGGTACTACTGAG CTTGGCGGGAATTCATTTGATATTGAAGAGAATAATATCAAACGGGAAAAACGGTCCCCTACAACTGTCGAGGCTactagaaagaagaaaaagagaaaatcgaGAGAGACGACGAGCTTTGAAGTG caAGAACACAACGAAGAGACGTCCGAAATTGATACTGATCAGGACTCCAGGAGGAATGTGGGAACGAAGCAAACGAAGAACATTTCTGGACAATCTAag GATGGAGGTGGTAAGAGAAAAAAACGAGCAAAGAGGGGAAAGAAATCAGGAATTTCTAGTACGCCTTCTGAACATGATGATAAGGTGGATGTTTATAAg GAGTACCCTTTATTATTACCGAGGAGTAGCTGGTCGACTACTCAACGAATAAACTTGTATAGTAAGCTTGATGTTATCTCAGTGATAAAGAATACATTGAATGAAAGGCAACTAAAGAAGTTCAAGAAAAGCTGCTTTGGAGATTTTTTAGACTTGAAGATCACCAAGTTCTCATCCCAACTCTTTTATCATTTGGTTAGACGTCAATGTTGTTCTACAAACCGCAACGAACTATGGTTCAATCTAGAGGGTAGAATACATAAGTTCGGGATGAAGGAGTTTTCCTTGATAACAGGTTTGAATTGCGGAGAATTACCGGAAATTGATATGTCCAAAATTCAAAAAGGTAAGTTTaataagaggtattttggtGGTGAGAAAACTATTAAAAGGACAAAATTACACGAGGTGTTCACAGAAATGGATAAAGGGAGAAACAAAGATGTCGTCAAAATGGCAAAGCTATACATTCTAGAGATGTTTATACTTGGTAAGCAAATAAGGACAGGAATAAATCATGAATATACCTTATTAGTGGACGACAAGGAACAGTTTGATAGGTATCCATGGGGGCGAATCTCTTATGAGATTACCATAGATTTTGTGAAAAAAGCCATAAAAAGCAATGATGCTTCAGCAATAGGGATTGGCGGATGTGCATTTGCCTTACTTGTGTGGGCGTATGAGACCATCCCCTTACTCGggttaaattcaaattttgtcgCAACGAGGGTCTCTTTTGGCACACCCAGAATGAACAATTGGGCAGCAGACGTTCATCCAGAGTGGAAGGACCTTTCAGAGAAGGTTTTTCAATCTGATTCT tTTGATGTTCAGCCTCTTATAGCAACAAAAACTGAAATGGAAATGCCATATATGATACCATTTGGTGGGGTTAAGCCATCAGAAGAAAAGATTAAATCACAGTTGGATCAAGAACACAACAGCGATGCTAGAACTTCATACAACAAGGGGTATTGTAATTGGAAAGGACCTCCGTCTGTTCCAAATGATGGCGTGGGGAATTTTTTGTTCACTAAGATAGTCAACATAGAGGAAATTTTGGGCAGTTTGGTTCATGACATAGATAACCTAAAGAATCTCTTTTCAAAATTGTGTGAAAATGTAAATGAAGCTACAGATCCTGAAAAGATGAG AAAGTAG